CGGTTATAAAAGACGCGCATGAACGCTTCGAACTGAGGATTCGGCCACAGTTCTGGGCCGCTTGGCAGGCGTTTCAAATTGCGACTCGTGAAGGTTTCTTTCAAGTCAGCTGGTTTGCTTGGGTTGAGTGCTTCTCCCTGCATCTTTCCGTAGCCGTGATTGAACTCCACGTTGAAGGGCACCTTCAGCTTTTCATCACTGTGGAAAAGTGAGTAGGCGATATCGAAGGCTGCTTCCAAAAGGTCATCCGACATCCCAAAATTTTTAAGGTAAGTAAAACCAACTTCGTGGGCAGCGGTATAGATTTCTTGGGCTACTTTTTCTCGGCCTGCTTGTGTGCCTTCGAGATAGGGACCCATATCAATGATCGGAATGTCTGAATCGCTCATATCAGCTAGTTCTAGTAGTTTTGGAGGTAAAGAGAAGTAAAAGTTCACATTGCATTGAAGAAACTTCCTTAGCATGCTCCATGCCATGAATCGACGACGCTTTCTAGGAGGACTAGCCGCTGCAGGCTTGGCTGCCAGTACCAGATTTTCAAACGTGGCGTTAGCCAATCACCATGAGGATACTAAGCTGAAAATCACCTCGGTGGATGCCTATCCTGTGAAACTGTGGGAGCGCTCTGACCAAGGAAAGTTACCAGAGTTTACCTCAGACTTCGATCCGAAGCGTTGGCGATACAAAGGACCGTTTGCTCAGCTGGCTAGCGCCATCATTGTGGTGATCAAGACCAATCAAGGTATCACCGGATTTGGCATGGGTGCTGGCGGGGCAGTTGCCTGTAAGATTATTGAGGGGCATTTACGCCATCTGCTTATCGGTACGAATCCCCTCAATATCGAGCTGCTCTGGGATCAAATGTACACCGCCGGGGATTTTTATGGTCGTCGTGGAGTATTTGTCATGGGCCTGAGTGGTGTGGACAATGCCCTTTGGGATATTCTCGGAAAACATGCCAATCAACCCGTTTACCGTTTACTGGGCGGCACGACGAAAGAACGAATTCCGGTTTACCACACAGGCACGCCCGATGTAGTGGAGAATGGATTGAAGCTAAATATCCAACACTTCAAAGTCGTTACGTGGAATGGTCTCGCTGAAGGAGAGGAAGGGAAGCAACAAACCATCAAAGATCTGGATGCTGTTCGCAAAAAACTAGGTAATGACAAAACCATGATGATCGAATGCGTGGCCGGTTGGGATGATACCGACTTCGTCATCGATATGGCACGTCGAATGGAGCACCTGAACCTTTACTGGATCGAAGAACCCTTATCGCCTGACAACATCCTGGGTTACGAACGACTCGTAAAAGAAATCTCCAGTACGCGTATCGCGAACGGCGAACACGAGTATACGCGTTTCGGATTCGCCGAATTGATCCGTCACAAAGCGGCCGATGTGCTTCAGCCCGATGTGACTTGGTGTGGTGGTGTAACATCATTGAGACGAATCGCAGCTATGGCCGCAGCCAACGATCTTGAGTTTACACCTCACCGAGGGGGTTGTCTTTACGGTTTGCCCCTTTGTCTCTCATCTACCCAGTGCAATTGGGCCGAGAGTTTTGGCACTACGGACGATGGGACTGACCTGATGAATGCGATGAGTGCTCCGTTTGAGGATGGACATTATTTACCATCCGACGAACCTGGGTTCGGTACTGCTCTTACAGAAAAGATGGTTTTAGAGCATGTATTGGCCTAGCCGTCATTTCCCCAAATACACCCTATGCAAAAAATAGCCCTACTCATTTCTTTTGTGCTGTTGGTGAATTTCGCATCAGCGAAATCTACCTATCAGCTTTCCACTCCAGGAAAACTGCTGCTCAGTGAGGACTTCGGTTCGGCTGAGCTACCCGAACTCTTTACAGTGGGTGTAGGAGATTGGGCGATCATTGAGGGTACGCTTCGAGGCAGGCAGCAACCTGAAGATAAGCATACAGCTTTTCGGAAGATCTACCTCGACCACTACCATGTCATTTACGAATACGATATGAAGCTGGAAGGTGCAGGCTTTACCCGCCTGATGATCAACTGGGATCTGGTGCACGTTTCCAAAGGAGAGATCCACCTCGACAAGGCTCAGGTGTATAAAATCAAAGAAAAAGGAAAGCGGGACCAAATGGCTGCACAGAACCGCGATCAGGGACTTGATCCATTACAAGGTAACTACGAGGAAAAAACACACCCTGTGAACGAGGTGCCATTGAACCTGAAAGCAGGGCAATGGTACCACGTCATTCTCGAATCGGTAGGCGACAAGATGTGTTTACAGATCGATGGTCAAACTGTGATGGCAGAGCACGTGGGTTTTACAGAGAAGAAAGACAACTTTGGTTTTCAAGCTGGTGGCTATAATACTCACCTCTACATCGACAACGTTCGAGT
This genomic stretch from Opitutia bacterium ISCC 52 harbors:
- a CDS encoding twin-arginine translocation signal domain-containing protein yields the protein MNRRRFLGGLAAAGLAASTRFSNVALANHHEDTKLKITSVDAYPVKLWERSDQGKLPEFTSDFDPKRWRYKGPFAQLASAIIVVIKTNQGITGFGMGAGGAVACKIIEGHLRHLLIGTNPLNIELLWDQMYTAGDFYGRRGVFVMGLSGVDNALWDILGKHANQPVYRLLGGTTKERIPVYHTGTPDVVENGLKLNIQHFKVVTWNGLAEGEEGKQQTIKDLDAVRKKLGNDKTMMIECVAGWDDTDFVIDMARRMEHLNLYWIEEPLSPDNILGYERLVKEISSTRIANGEHEYTRFGFAELIRHKAADVLQPDVTWCGGVTSLRRIAAMAAANDLEFTPHRGGCLYGLPLCLSSTQCNWAESFGTTDDGTDLMNAMSAPFEDGHYLPSDEPGFGTALTEKMVLEHVLA